One Benincasa hispida cultivar B227 chromosome 5, ASM972705v1, whole genome shotgun sequence genomic window carries:
- the LOC120077507 gene encoding glycine-rich cell wall structural protein 1.8-like isoform X2, with amino-acid sequence MASHKLSSFVFFLLLGIGVSSAARTLLTYADGESVNIPAFAYGAGNGAGGGSGGGYGPLGGHGGGGGYGGGGGSSYGSEGQYGVGGYGSGGGGGSGGGGGYGPSGGYGGGGGGGSGGGSAYGHGGSAYGGGGGGGEGVGYGPGGGGYGGGGGNGGGAGYGPSGGGYGPGGGNGYGGVGYGGGGGSGGGVGYGLGGGGYGGGGGNGGGAGYGPGGSGYGGGGGNGGGAGYGHEGAGYGGGGGNGGGAGYGHESGGYGGGGGSGGGAGYGHEGAGYGGGGGNGGGAGYGHEGAGYGGGGGNGGGTGYGHEGAGYGGGGGNGGGAGYGHEGGEYGGGAGYGSGGGEGNGSGYGGEHGKGYGGGGGSGGGGGAGNGSGGEYGSGYGSGAGGGHGAGGGSSGGGSGGGSGYGGGSAPGGAYGGHEEGSGNGGGGGSGQGGGHGGYAP; translated from the exons ATGGCTTCTCACAAACTTTCTTcttttgtgttctttcttttgTTGGGTATTGGAGTTTCTTCTGCAGCTAGAACTCTCTTAACTTATGCTGACGGAGAATCGGTGAATATTCCTGCATTTGCTTATGGTGCAGGCAATGGTGCAGGCGGTGGTAGTGGTGGTGGatatggtccacttggtggtcATGGTGGTGGAGGAGGATATGGAGGTGGAGGCGGCAGTAGCTATGGTTCTGAAGGACAATATGGTGTTGGAGGCTATGGAAGTGGAGGTGGAGGTGGAAGTGGAGGTGGTGGAGGATATGGTCCTAGTGGTGGGTATGGTGGCGGAGGAGGCGGTGGGAGTGGCGGTGGTTCTGCTTATGGTCATGGTGGTTCTGCCTATGGAGGTGGGGGAGGAGGTGGTGAAGGAGTTGGTTATGGTCCTGGTGGTGGTGGATATGGAGGAGGTGGTGGGAATGGTGGTGGAGCCGGCTATGGTCCTAGTGGAGGTGGATATGGTCCGGGAGGAGGTAATGGATACGGAGGTGTAGGGTATGGTGGAGGTGGTGGTAGTGGAGGTGGTGTTGGCTATGGTCTTGGAGGTGGAGGGTACGGAGGAGGTGGTGGAAATGGAGGTGGAGCTGGGTATGGTCCTGGAG GTTCAGGATATGGAGGAGGTGGTGGAAATGGCGGTGGGGCAGGGTACGGTCATGAAGGTGCTGGATATGGAGGAGGTGGTGGAAATGGCGGCGGGGCAGGATATGGTCATGAAAGTGGAGGATATGGAGGGGGAGGTGGAAGTGGCGGTGGGGCAGGGTACGGTCATGAAGGTGCTGGATACGGTGGAGGAGGTGGAAATGGTGGTGGGGCAGGGTATGGTCATGAAGGTGCTGGATACGGTGGGGGTGGTGGAAATGGTGGTGGGACAGGGTACGGTCATGAAGGTGCTGGATACGGTGGGGGTGGTGGAAATGGTGGTGGGGCAGGATACGGTCATGAAGGTGGAGAATATGGGGGTGGTGCTGGATATGGCAGTGGAGGAGGTGAAGGGAATGGTTCGGGGTATGGCGGAGAACATGGAAAAGGCTATGGCGGTGGTGGTGGAAGTGGCGGTGGTGGAGGAGCAGGAAATGGGTCAGGAGGAGAATATGGCTCTGGTTATGGAAGTGGAGCAGGTGGGGGACATGGTGCAGGAGGAGGAAGTAGCGGCGGAGGAAGTGGAGGAGGATCGGGATATGGTGGAGGAAGCGCACCTGGAGGTGCATATGGTGGACATGAAGAAGGCAGTGGGAACGGAGGAGGAGGTGGTAGCGGCCAAGGCGGTGGCCATGGTGGATATGCACCTTGA
- the LOC120077507 gene encoding glycine-rich cell wall structural protein-like isoform X1: MASHKLSSFVFFLLLGIGVSSAARTLLTYADGESVNIPAFAYGAGNGAGGGSGGGYGPLGGHGGGGGYGGGGGSSYGSEGQYGVGGYGSGGGGGSGGGGGYGPSGGYGGGGGGGSGGGSAYGHGGSAYGGGGGGGEGVGYGPGGGGYGGGGGNGGGAGYGPSGGGYGPGGGNGYGGVGYGGGGGSGGGVGYGLGGGGYGGGGGNGGGAGYGPGGSGYGGGGGNGGGAGYGHEXGYGPGGSGYGGGGGNGGGAGYGHEGAGYGGGGGNGGGAGYGHESGGYGGGGGSGGGAGYGHEGAGYGGGGGNGGGAGYGHEGAGYGGGGGNGGGTGYGHEGAGYGGGGGNGGGAGYGHEGGEYGGGAGYGSGGGEGNGSGYGGEHGKGYGGGGGSGGGGGAGNGSGGEYGSGYGSGAGGGHGAGGGSSGGGSGGGSGYGGGSAPGGAYGGHEEGSGNGGGGGSGQGGGHGGYAP; this comes from the coding sequence ATGGCTTCTCACAAACTTTCTTcttttgtgttctttcttttgTTGGGTATTGGAGTTTCTTCTGCAGCTAGAACTCTCTTAACTTATGCTGACGGAGAATCGGTGAATATTCCTGCATTTGCTTATGGTGCAGGCAATGGTGCAGGCGGTGGTAGTGGTGGTGGatatggtccacttggtggtcATGGTGGTGGAGGAGGATATGGAGGTGGAGGCGGCAGTAGCTATGGTTCTGAAGGACAATATGGTGTTGGAGGCTATGGAAGTGGAGGTGGAGGTGGAAGTGGAGGTGGTGGAGGATATGGTCCTAGTGGTGGGTATGGTGGCGGAGGAGGCGGTGGGAGTGGCGGTGGTTCTGCTTATGGTCATGGTGGTTCTGCCTATGGAGGTGGGGGAGGAGGTGGTGAAGGAGTTGGTTATGGTCCTGGTGGTGGTGGATATGGAGGAGGTGGTGGGAATGGTGGTGGAGCCGGCTATGGTCCTAGTGGAGGTGGATATGGTCCGGGAGGAGGTAATGGATACGGAGGTGTAGGGTATGGTGGAGGTGGTGGTAGTGGAGGTGGTGTTGGCTATGGTCTTGGAGGTGGAGGGTACGGAGGAGGTGGTGGAAATGGAGGTGGAGCTGGGTATGGTCCTGGAGGTTCAGGATATGGAGGAGGTGGTGGAAATGGCGGTGGGGCAGGGTACGGTCATGAAGNTGGGTATGGTCCTGGAGGTTCAGGATATGGAGGAGGTGGTGGAAATGGCGGTGGGGCAGGGTACGGTCATGAAGGTGCTGGATATGGAGGAGGTGGTGGAAATGGCGGCGGGGCAGGATATGGTCATGAAAGTGGAGGATATGGAGGGGGAGGTGGAAGTGGCGGTGGGGCAGGGTACGGTCATGAAGGTGCTGGATACGGTGGAGGAGGTGGAAATGGTGGTGGGGCAGGGTATGGTCATGAAGGTGCTGGATACGGTGGGGGTGGTGGAAATGGTGGTGGGACAGGGTACGGTCATGAAGGTGCTGGATACGGTGGGGGTGGTGGAAATGGTGGTGGGGCAGGATACGGTCATGAAGGTGGAGAATATGGGGGTGGTGCTGGATATGGCAGTGGAGGAGGTGAAGGGAATGGTTCGGGGTATGGCGGAGAACATGGAAAAGGCTATGGCGGTGGTGGTGGAAGTGGCGGTGGTGGAGGAGCAGGAAATGGGTCAGGAGGAGAATATGGCTCTGGTTATGGAAGTGGAGCAGGTGGGGGACATGGTGCAGGAGGAGGAAGTAGCGGCGGAGGAAGTGGAGGAGGATCGGGATATGGTGGAGGAAGCGCACCTGGAGGTGCATATGGTGGACATGAAGAAGGCAGTGGGAACGGAGGAGGAGGTGGTAGCGGCCAAGGCGGTGGCCATGGTGGATATGCACCTTGA